One genomic segment of Bos javanicus breed banteng chromosome 23, ARS-OSU_banteng_1.0, whole genome shotgun sequence includes these proteins:
- the LOC133236494 gene encoding MHC class I polypeptide-related sequence B-like isoform X4: protein MTVLSRDGFVQSRFFAEGYLDRQTFLHYDHKKGRAEPWGRWAEKLAAETWETESTDLNESSKELRKLLAKILSLQEEKGGLHSLQETVGCNIDEDSHPRGFRLLYFNGELLLSCYPEPHGCTLPQSSARTLAMEMELSKHYQAYVQGELCWRLQSYLESWTGFTERTVPPAVNVTHSQDSEGMVHLTCKAFGFFPRNISVVWFRDEEPMSWDAQESGDVLSDGNGTYYTWETVKIPQGEEQWVKCIVEHSGNHSAHLIPLGETGSLLDYKTWINSRRNQLIIMASHTQNFSPCVTLRLHQFNRGSLESAARKPEFSS from the exons ATGACTGTGCTTTCCCGGGATGGCTTTGTGCAGTCCAGGTTTTTTGCTGAGGGATACTTGGATCGTCAGACCTTCCTGCACTATGATCACAAAAAAGGCAGGGCAGAGCCCTGGGGACGGTGGGCTGAAAAACTGGCAGCAGAGACGTGGGAGACAGAGTCCACGGACTTGAATGAGAGCTCGAAGGAGCTAAGAAAACTTCTAGCAAAAATCCTGTCcctgcaggaggagaaaggag gcTTACATTCCCTCCAGGAGACCGTGGGCTGTAATATCGATGAAGACAGCCACCCCCGGGGTTTCCGGCTTCTCTACTTCAATGGGGAGCTCCTCCTCTCCTGCTACCCGGAGCCCCACGGATGTACCCTGCCCCAGTCCTCGGCTCGGACCTTGGCCATGGAAATGGAGTTAAGCAAGCATTACCAGGCCTACGTGCAGGGAGAACTTTGTTGGAGACTGCAGAGCTACCTGGAATCCTGGACGGGCTTCACGGAGAGGACAG TGCCcccagctgtgaatgtgaccCACAGCCAGGACTCAGAGGGCATGGTCCACCTCACATGCAAGGCTTTTGGCTTCTTTCCCCGCAATATCTCAGTGGTCTGGTTTCGGGATGAGGAACCCATGAGCTGGGACGCCCAGGAGTCTGGGGATGTCCTGTCTGATGGGAATGGGACCTACTACACCTGGGAAACTGTAAAAATTCCCCAAGGAGAGGAACAGTGGGTCAAGTGCATTGTGGAACACAGCGGGAATCACAGTGCACACCTCATACCCTTGGGTGAGACTGGG agCCTATTAGACTACAAGACCTGGATCAATTCCAGACGGAACCAACTGATCATAATGGCCTCACACACCCAGAATTTCAGTCCTTGTGTCACACTCCGGCTCCATCAGTTTAACAGGGGAAGCTTAGAATCTGCTGCCAGGAAGCCTGAATTCAGTTCCTAG
- the LOC133236494 gene encoding MHC class I polypeptide-related sequence B-like isoform X3: MHVLHPQHLEQVRTQNLSVKHLMCTCLQKAASSVVPPSPGSHSLLYNMTVLSRDGFVQSRFFAEGYLDRQTFLHYDHKKGRAEPWGRWAEKLAAETWETESTDLNESSKELRKLLAKILSLQEEKGGLHSLQETVGCNIDEDSHPRGFRLLYFNGELLLSCYPEPHGCTLPQSSARTLAMEMELSKHYQAYVQGELCWRLQSYLESWTGFTERTVPPAVNVTHSQDSEGMVHLTCKAFGFFPRNISVVWFRDEEPMSWDAQESGDVLSDGNGTYYTWETVKIPQGEEQWVKCIVEHSGNHSAHLIPLEPIRLQDLDQFQTEPTDHNGLTHPEFQSLCHTPAPSV; the protein is encoded by the exons ATGCATGTTCTGCATCCTCAGCACCTGGAGCAGGTCAGGACACAGAACTTGTCTGTTAAACATCTGATGTGCACTTGTCTCCAGAAAGCAGCTTCATCTGTGGTTCCTCCTTCCCCAGGATCCCACAGTCTTTTATACAACATGACTGTGCTTTCCCGGGATGGCTTTGTGCAGTCCAGGTTTTTTGCTGAGGGATACTTGGATCGTCAGACCTTCCTGCACTATGATCACAAAAAAGGCAGGGCAGAGCCCTGGGGACGGTGGGCTGAAAAACTGGCAGCAGAGACGTGGGAGACAGAGTCCACGGACTTGAATGAGAGCTCGAAGGAGCTAAGAAAACTTCTAGCAAAAATCCTGTCcctgcaggaggagaaaggag gcTTACATTCCCTCCAGGAGACCGTGGGCTGTAATATCGATGAAGACAGCCACCCCCGGGGTTTCCGGCTTCTCTACTTCAATGGGGAGCTCCTCCTCTCCTGCTACCCGGAGCCCCACGGATGTACCCTGCCCCAGTCCTCGGCTCGGACCTTGGCCATGGAAATGGAGTTAAGCAAGCATTACCAGGCCTACGTGCAGGGAGAACTTTGTTGGAGACTGCAGAGCTACCTGGAATCCTGGACGGGCTTCACGGAGAGGACAG TGCCcccagctgtgaatgtgaccCACAGCCAGGACTCAGAGGGCATGGTCCACCTCACATGCAAGGCTTTTGGCTTCTTTCCCCGCAATATCTCAGTGGTCTGGTTTCGGGATGAGGAACCCATGAGCTGGGACGCCCAGGAGTCTGGGGATGTCCTGTCTGATGGGAATGGGACCTACTACACCTGGGAAACTGTAAAAATTCCCCAAGGAGAGGAACAGTGGGTCAAGTGCATTGTGGAACACAGCGGGAATCACAGTGCACACCTCATACCCTTGG agCCTATTAGACTACAAGACCTGGATCAATTCCAGACGGAACCAACTGATCATAATGGCCTCACACACCCAGAATTTCAGTCCTTGTGTCACACTCCGGCTCCATCAGTTTAA
- the LOC133236496 gene encoding BOLA class I histocompatibility antigen, alpha chain BL3-7-like isoform X1 — translation MRVVGPRTLLLLLPGALILTETRAGSHSLRYFYTAVSRPGLGEPRFISVGYVDDTQFVRFDSDAPDPRIEPTARWVEQEGPEYWHQETQRTKDTAQFFRVYLNTLRGYYNQSEAGSHTVQEMYGCDVGPDGLLRGYDQFAYDGRDYIALNEDLRSWTAADTAAQVTKHNAEAAGDAARVRIYLEGKCVEWLRRYLVTGKDTLLRADPPKTHVAHHPISDHEVTLRCWALGFYPDEISLTWQRDGEDQTQDMELVETRPSGDGTFQKWAALVVPSGEEQRYTCHVQHEGLQEPLTLRWEPPQPSIPIMGIIVGLVLLMVTGAVVTGAMIWRKKHSGERGRGYTQTASSYSDQGSDVSLMVPKV, via the exons ATGCGGGTCGTGGGGCCGAGaaccctcctcctgctgctgccggGTGCGCTGATCCTCACTGAGACCAGGGCGG ggtCCCACTCCCTGAGGTATTTCTACACCGCCGTGTCCCGGCCCGGCCTCGGGGAGCCCCGCTTCATCTCCGTCGGCTACGTGGACGACACGCAGTTCGTGCGGTTCGACAGCGACGCCCCGGATCCGAGGATAGAGCCTACAGCGCGGTGGGTGGAGCAGGAGGGGCCCGAGTACTGGCATCAGGAGACGCAGAGAACTAAGGACACCGCACAATTTTTCCGAGTGTACCTGAACACCCTGCGCGGCTACTACAACCAGAGCGAGGCCG GGTCTCACACAGTCCAAGAGATGTACGGCTGCGACGTGGGGCCGGACGGGCTTCTCCGCGGGTATGATCAGTTCGCCTACGACGGCAGAGATTACATCGCCCTGAACGAGGACCTGCGTTCCTGGACCGCGGCGGACACGGCGGCTCAAGTCACCAAGCACAATGCTGAGGCGGCAGGTGATGCCGCGCGTGTGAGGATCTACCTGGAGGGCAAGTGTGTGGAGTGGCTCCGCAGATACCTGGTGACCGGGAAGGACACGCTGCTGCGCGCAG ACCCTCCAAAGACACATGTGGCCCATCACCCCATCTCTGACCATGAGGTCACCTTGaggtgctgggccctgggcttcTATCCCGATGAGATCTCACTGACCTGGCAGCGTGACGGGGAGGACCAGACTCAGGACATGGAGCTTGTGGAGACCAGGCCTTCAGGGGATGGAACCTTCCAGAAGTGGGCGGCCCTGGTGGTGCCTTCTGGAGAGGAGCAGAGATACACGTGCCATGTGCAGCACGAGGGGCTTCAGGAGCCCCTCACCCTGAGATGGG AACCTCCTCAGCCCTCCATCCCCATCATGGGCATCATTGTTGGCCTGGTTCTCCTCATGGTCACTGGAGCTGTGGTGACTGGAGCTATGATTTGGAGGAAGAAGCACTCAG GTGAAAGGGGAAGGGGCTACACCCAGACTGCAA GCAGTTACAGTGACCAGGGCTCTGATGTGTCTCTCATGGTTCCTAAAG
- the LOC133236496 gene encoding BOLA class I histocompatibility antigen, alpha chain BL3-7-like isoform X2, with the protein MRVVGPRTLLLLLPGALILTETRAGSHSLRYFYTAVSRPGLGEPRFISVGYVDDTQFVRFDSDAPDPRIEPTARWVEQEGPEYWHQETQRTKDTAQFFRVYLNTLRGYYNQSEAGSHTVQEMYGCDVGPDGLLRGYDQFAYDGRDYIALNEDLRSWTAADTAAQVTKHNAEAAGDAARVRIYLEGKCVEWLRRYLVTGKDTLLRADPPKTHVAHHPISDHEVTLRCWALGFYPDEISLTWQRDGEDQTQDMELVETRPSGDGTFQKWAALVVPSGEEQRYTCHVQHEGLQEPLTLRWEPPQPSIPIMGIIVGLVLLMVTGAVVTGAMIWRKKHSGERGRGYTQTASSYSDQGSDVSLMVPKV; encoded by the exons ATGCGGGTCGTGGGGCCGAGaaccctcctcctgctgctgccggGTGCGCTGATCCTCACTGAGACCAGGGCGG ggtCCCACTCCCTGAGGTATTTCTACACCGCCGTGTCCCGGCCCGGCCTCGGGGAGCCCCGCTTCATCTCCGTCGGCTACGTGGACGACACGCAGTTCGTGCGGTTCGACAGCGACGCCCCGGATCCGAGGATAGAGCCTACAGCGCGGTGGGTGGAGCAGGAGGGGCCCGAGTACTGGCATCAGGAGACGCAGAGAACTAAGGACACCGCACAATTTTTCCGAGTGTACCTGAACACCCTGCGCGGCTACTACAACCAGAGCGAGGCCG GGTCTCACACAGTCCAAGAGATGTACGGCTGCGACGTGGGGCCGGACGGGCTTCTCCGCGGGTATGATCAGTTCGCCTACGACGGCAGAGATTACATCGCCCTGAACGAGGACCTGCGTTCCTGGACCGCGGCGGACACGGCGGCTCAAGTCACCAAGCACAATGCTGAGGCGGCAGGTGATGCCGCGCGTGTGAGGATCTACCTGGAGGGCAAGTGTGTGGAGTGGCTCCGCAGATACCTGGTGACCGGGAAGGACACGCTGCTGCGCGCAG ACCCTCCAAAGACACATGTGGCCCATCACCCCATCTCTGACCATGAGGTCACCTTGaggtgctgggccctgggcttcTATCCCGATGAGATCTCACTGACCTGGCAGCGTGACGGGGAGGACCAGACTCAGGACATGGAGCTTGTGGAGACCAGGCCTTCAGGGGATGGAACCTTCCAGAAGTGGGCGGCCCTGGTGGTGCCTTCTGGAGAGGAGCAGAGATACACGTGCCATGTGCAGCACGAGGGGCTTCAGGAGCCCCTCACCCTGAGATGGG AACCTCCTCAGCCCTCCATCCCCATCATGGGCATCATTGTTGGCCTGGTTCTCCTCATGGTCACTGGAGCTGTGGTGACTGGAGCTATGATTTGGAGGAAGAAGCACTCAG GTGAAAGGGGAAGGGGCTACACCCAGACTGCAA GCAGTTACAGTGACCAGGGCTCTGATGTGTCTCTCATGGTTCCTAAAG TGTGA
- the LOC133236494 gene encoding MHC class I polypeptide-related sequence B-like isoform X1: MHVLHPQHLEQVRTQNLSVKHLMCTCLQKAASSVVPPSPGSHSLLYNMTVLSRDGFVQSRFFAEGYLDRQTFLHYDHKKGRAEPWGRWAEKLAAETWETESTDLNESSKELRKLLAKILSLQEEKGGLHSLQETVGCNIDEDSHPRGFRLLYFNGELLLSCYPEPHGCTLPQSSARTLAMEMELSKHYQAYVQGELCWRLQSYLESWTGFTERTVPPAVNVTHSQDSEGMVHLTCKAFGFFPRNISVVWFRDEEPMSWDAQESGDVLSDGNGTYYTWETVKIPQGEEQWVKCIVEHSGNHSAHLIPLGETGSLLDYKTWINSRRNQLIIMASHTQNFSPCVTLRLHQFNRGSLESAARKPEFSS; this comes from the exons ATGCATGTTCTGCATCCTCAGCACCTGGAGCAGGTCAGGACACAGAACTTGTCTGTTAAACATCTGATGTGCACTTGTCTCCAGAAAGCAGCTTCATCTGTGGTTCCTCCTTCCCCAGGATCCCACAGTCTTTTATACAACATGACTGTGCTTTCCCGGGATGGCTTTGTGCAGTCCAGGTTTTTTGCTGAGGGATACTTGGATCGTCAGACCTTCCTGCACTATGATCACAAAAAAGGCAGGGCAGAGCCCTGGGGACGGTGGGCTGAAAAACTGGCAGCAGAGACGTGGGAGACAGAGTCCACGGACTTGAATGAGAGCTCGAAGGAGCTAAGAAAACTTCTAGCAAAAATCCTGTCcctgcaggaggagaaaggag gcTTACATTCCCTCCAGGAGACCGTGGGCTGTAATATCGATGAAGACAGCCACCCCCGGGGTTTCCGGCTTCTCTACTTCAATGGGGAGCTCCTCCTCTCCTGCTACCCGGAGCCCCACGGATGTACCCTGCCCCAGTCCTCGGCTCGGACCTTGGCCATGGAAATGGAGTTAAGCAAGCATTACCAGGCCTACGTGCAGGGAGAACTTTGTTGGAGACTGCAGAGCTACCTGGAATCCTGGACGGGCTTCACGGAGAGGACAG TGCCcccagctgtgaatgtgaccCACAGCCAGGACTCAGAGGGCATGGTCCACCTCACATGCAAGGCTTTTGGCTTCTTTCCCCGCAATATCTCAGTGGTCTGGTTTCGGGATGAGGAACCCATGAGCTGGGACGCCCAGGAGTCTGGGGATGTCCTGTCTGATGGGAATGGGACCTACTACACCTGGGAAACTGTAAAAATTCCCCAAGGAGAGGAACAGTGGGTCAAGTGCATTGTGGAACACAGCGGGAATCACAGTGCACACCTCATACCCTTGGGTGAGACTGGG agCCTATTAGACTACAAGACCTGGATCAATTCCAGACGGAACCAACTGATCATAATGGCCTCACACACCCAGAATTTCAGTCCTTGTGTCACACTCCGGCTCCATCAGTTTAACAGGGGAAGCTTAGAATCTGCTGCCAGGAAGCCTGAATTCAGTTCCTAG
- the LOC133236494 gene encoding MHC class I polypeptide-related sequence B-like isoform X5 produces MGLSRVCLFLAHAAFFVLLGNAAGSHSLLYNMTVLSRDGFVQSRFFAEGYLDRQTFLHYDHKKGRAEPWGRWAEKLAAETWETESTDLNESSKELRKLLAKILSLQEEKGGLHSLQETVGCNIDEDSHPRGFRLLYFNGELLLSCYPEPHGCTLPQSSARTLAMEMELSKHYQAYVQGELCWRLQSYLESWTGFTERTVPPAVNVTHSQDSEGMVHLTCKAFGFFPRNISVVWFRDEEPMSWDAQESGDVLSDGNGTYYTWETVKIPQGEEQWVKCIVEHSGNHSAHLIPLGKTLAHQSSWWIVSVSVVFIIGFCVCCCIKKRKTASATGRPEPIRLQDLDQFQTEPTDHNGLTHPEFQSLCHTPAPSV; encoded by the exons ATGGGGCTCTCTCGTGTATGCCTGTTTCTAGCCCACGCTGCCTTTTTTGTGCTCCTGGGTAACGCCGCCG GATCCCACAGTCTTTTATACAACATGACTGTGCTTTCCCGGGATGGCTTTGTGCAGTCCAGGTTTTTTGCTGAGGGATACTTGGATCGTCAGACCTTCCTGCACTATGATCACAAAAAAGGCAGGGCAGAGCCCTGGGGACGGTGGGCTGAAAAACTGGCAGCAGAGACGTGGGAGACAGAGTCCACGGACTTGAATGAGAGCTCGAAGGAGCTAAGAAAACTTCTAGCAAAAATCCTGTCcctgcaggaggagaaaggag gcTTACATTCCCTCCAGGAGACCGTGGGCTGTAATATCGATGAAGACAGCCACCCCCGGGGTTTCCGGCTTCTCTACTTCAATGGGGAGCTCCTCCTCTCCTGCTACCCGGAGCCCCACGGATGTACCCTGCCCCAGTCCTCGGCTCGGACCTTGGCCATGGAAATGGAGTTAAGCAAGCATTACCAGGCCTACGTGCAGGGAGAACTTTGTTGGAGACTGCAGAGCTACCTGGAATCCTGGACGGGCTTCACGGAGAGGACAG TGCCcccagctgtgaatgtgaccCACAGCCAGGACTCAGAGGGCATGGTCCACCTCACATGCAAGGCTTTTGGCTTCTTTCCCCGCAATATCTCAGTGGTCTGGTTTCGGGATGAGGAACCCATGAGCTGGGACGCCCAGGAGTCTGGGGATGTCCTGTCTGATGGGAATGGGACCTACTACACCTGGGAAACTGTAAAAATTCCCCAAGGAGAGGAACAGTGGGTCAAGTGCATTGTGGAACACAGCGGGAATCACAGTGCACACCTCATACCCTTGG GAAAGACCCTGGCGCACCAGAGCTCATGGTGGATCGTGAgcgtttctgttgtttttatcaTCGGATTTTGTGTCTGTTGTTGTattaagaagaggaagacagCATCAGCTacagggaggccag agCCTATTAGACTACAAGACCTGGATCAATTCCAGACGGAACCAACTGATCATAATGGCCTCACACACCCAGAATTTCAGTCCTTGTGTCACACTCCGGCTCCATCAGTTTAA
- the LOC133236502 gene encoding interferon-induced transmembrane protein 3-like, which translates to MNCTSQALFTGAHGVVPPAYEVLKEEHEVAVLGVPQSQAPVTTTVINICSETSVPNHIVWFLFNTIFMNWCCLGFVAFAYSVESRDRKMVGDITGAQRYTSTAKCLNICALVLGLLLIIVLIIIVSIGSLMIVQAVLELIQNYGGH; encoded by the coding sequence ATGAACTGCACATCCCAGGCCTTATTCACTGGGGCACACGGTGTGGTGCCCCCAGCCTATGAGGTGCTCAAGGAGGAGCATGAGGTGGCCGTGCTGGGGGTTCCCCAGAGCCAGGCCCCCGTGACGACCACGGTGATCAACATCTGCAGCGAGACCTCTGTGCCCAACCACATTGTCTGGTTCCTGTTCAACACCATCTTCATGAACTGGTGCTGCCTGGGCTTCGTGGCATTCGCCTACTCTGTGGAGTCTAGGGACCGGAAGATGGTTGGTGACATCACTGGGGCCCAGAGGTACACCTCCACCGCCAAGTGCCTGAACATCTGTGCCCTGGTCCTGGGCCTCCTTCTGATTATCGTCCTCATCATCATTGTGTCCATCGGCTCCCTGATGATTGTTCAAGCAGTTTTGGAGCTCATACAGAACTATGGAGGCCACTAG
- the LOC133236494 gene encoding MHC class I polypeptide-related sequence B-like isoform X2 produces the protein MGLSRVCLFLAHAAFFVLLGNAAGSHSLLYNMTVLSRDGFVQSRFFAEGYLDRQTFLHYDHKKGRAEPWGRWAEKLAAETWETESTDLNESSKELRKLLAKILSLQEEKGGLHSLQETVGCNIDEDSHPRGFRLLYFNGELLLSCYPEPHGCTLPQSSARTLAMEMELSKHYQAYVQGELCWRLQSYLESWTGFTERTVPPAVNVTHSQDSEGMVHLTCKAFGFFPRNISVVWFRDEEPMSWDAQESGDVLSDGNGTYYTWETVKIPQGEEQWVKCIVEHSGNHSAHLIPLGETGSLLDYKTWINSRRNQLIIMASHTQNFSPCVTLRLHQFNRGSLESAARKPEFSS, from the exons ATGGGGCTCTCTCGTGTATGCCTGTTTCTAGCCCACGCTGCCTTTTTTGTGCTCCTGGGTAACGCCGCCG GATCCCACAGTCTTTTATACAACATGACTGTGCTTTCCCGGGATGGCTTTGTGCAGTCCAGGTTTTTTGCTGAGGGATACTTGGATCGTCAGACCTTCCTGCACTATGATCACAAAAAAGGCAGGGCAGAGCCCTGGGGACGGTGGGCTGAAAAACTGGCAGCAGAGACGTGGGAGACAGAGTCCACGGACTTGAATGAGAGCTCGAAGGAGCTAAGAAAACTTCTAGCAAAAATCCTGTCcctgcaggaggagaaaggag gcTTACATTCCCTCCAGGAGACCGTGGGCTGTAATATCGATGAAGACAGCCACCCCCGGGGTTTCCGGCTTCTCTACTTCAATGGGGAGCTCCTCCTCTCCTGCTACCCGGAGCCCCACGGATGTACCCTGCCCCAGTCCTCGGCTCGGACCTTGGCCATGGAAATGGAGTTAAGCAAGCATTACCAGGCCTACGTGCAGGGAGAACTTTGTTGGAGACTGCAGAGCTACCTGGAATCCTGGACGGGCTTCACGGAGAGGACAG TGCCcccagctgtgaatgtgaccCACAGCCAGGACTCAGAGGGCATGGTCCACCTCACATGCAAGGCTTTTGGCTTCTTTCCCCGCAATATCTCAGTGGTCTGGTTTCGGGATGAGGAACCCATGAGCTGGGACGCCCAGGAGTCTGGGGATGTCCTGTCTGATGGGAATGGGACCTACTACACCTGGGAAACTGTAAAAATTCCCCAAGGAGAGGAACAGTGGGTCAAGTGCATTGTGGAACACAGCGGGAATCACAGTGCACACCTCATACCCTTGGGTGAGACTGGG agCCTATTAGACTACAAGACCTGGATCAATTCCAGACGGAACCAACTGATCATAATGGCCTCACACACCCAGAATTTCAGTCCTTGTGTCACACTCCGGCTCCATCAGTTTAACAGGGGAAGCTTAGAATCTGCTGCCAGGAAGCCTGAATTCAGTTCCTAG